A portion of the Lolium rigidum isolate FL_2022 chromosome 1, APGP_CSIRO_Lrig_0.1, whole genome shotgun sequence genome contains these proteins:
- the LOC124670078 gene encoding ubiquitin-like protein ATG12 has product MAADPNQKKVVVNFQSVANAPKLRQSKFKIGGNEKFAKVIEFLRRQIHQDTVFLYVNSAFSPNPDELIIDLYNNFGIDGQLVVNYASSLAWG; this is encoded by the exons ATGGCCGCCGATCCCAACCAGAAGAAAG TCGTGGTGAACTTCCAGTCGGTCGCCAACGCGCCGAAGCTGCGGCAGTCCAAGTTCAAG ATTGGTGGGAATGAGAAATTTGCCAAGGTGATTGAATTTCTTCGCCGCCAAATTCACCAGGACACAGTG TTTCTCTATGTGAACAGTGCATTTTCACCGAACCCAGATGAGTTGATAATTGATTTATACAAT AACTTTGGAATTGATGGGCAGCTGGTGGTCAATTACGCATCATCGTTGGCATGGGGTTAA